The following are encoded in a window of Leptodactylus fuscus isolate aLepFus1 chromosome 9, aLepFus1.hap2, whole genome shotgun sequence genomic DNA:
- the H1-0 gene encoding histone H1.0 → MAENSSAAPAAKPKRSRTTKKSTDHPKYSDMILAAVQAEKSRSGSSRQSIQKYIKNHYKVGENADSQIKLSIKRLVTSGTLKQTKGVGASGSFRLAKADEPKKPAKKSKKEVKKVASPKKAAAKPKKAAKSPAKAKKPKAPEKKTKKVAKKKAAPSPKKVKKTKTVKAKPVKASKVKKAKPAKPKAKSSPKKSTRKK, encoded by the coding sequence ATGGCAGAAAACTCGTCTGCTGCCCCAGCAGCCAAGCCCAAGAGATCCAGGACAACCAAGAAGTCAACTGACCACCCCAAGTACTCGGACATGATCCTGGCAGCCGTCCAAGCAGAAAAAAGCAGGTCCGGCTCCTCACGTCAGTCCATCCAGAAGTACATCAAAAACCATTACAAAGTGGGGGAGAATGCCGACTCCCAGATCAAACTGTCCATCAAGAGGCTGGTGACCTCCGGCACCCTCAAACAAACCAAGGGTGTGGGTGCCTCTGGGTCCTTCAGATTGGCCAAGGCAGATGAGCCTAAGAAGCCAGCTAAGAAATCCAAGAAAGAAGTCAAAAAAGTGGCTTCTCCCAAGAAGGCAGCAGCAAAGCCTAAGAAAGCTGCCAAGTctccagccaaagccaagaagccCAAAGCTCCTGAGAAGAAGACAAAGAAGGTGGCCAAGAAGAAAGCAGCTCCTTCACCTAAGAAAGTCAAGAAAACAAAGACTGTGAAAGCCAAACCTGTCAAGGCATCTAAGGTGAAGAAAGCCAAGCCTGCCAAACCCAAGGCTAAGTCCAGCCCAAAGAAGTCTACACGGAAGAAGTGA